The following are encoded together in the Echeneis naucrates chromosome 9, fEcheNa1.1, whole genome shotgun sequence genome:
- the gak gene encoding cyclin-G-associated kinase isoform X3, whose amino-acid sequence MSLFQSALDFLAGPGSSGAASRDQNDFVGQVVELGDMKLRIKRVIAEGGFAFVYEAQDMSSNKDYALKRLLSNEEEKNKEIIQEVCFMKKLSGHPNMVQFCSAASISKEESDTGQAEFLILTELCKGQLVDFIKRIEQRAPLSCDTVLKIFYQTCRAVQHMHKQKPPITHRDLKIENLLISNQGTIKLCDFGSATTVSHYPDYSWSAQKRSMVEDEITRNTTPAYRTPEMIDLYSNFPINEKQDIWALGCILYLLCFKQHPFEDGAKLQIVNGKYSIPQNDVKYTVYHDLIRSMLKVNPEERLSITELVNQLQEIAAARNVNPKSPITELLEQNGGFGNNGAQPPMQVHNVHSNAGIYDPDQSGSGLLDILRGGTERFLTNIKDTSSKVIQSVASYAKGDLDISYITSRIAVMSFPAEGVESAIKNNIEDVRLFLDSRHAGHYAVYNLSKRSYRPSRFHNRVSECNWQVRRAPNLRSLYSVCKNMHIWLKQDQRNICIVHCLDGRAASAVAVCSFLCFCRLFTTAEAAVYMFSMKRCPPGISASHKRYIEYMCDMMAEEPIIPHSKPITIRSIVMTPVPLFNKQRNGCRPFCEVYVGDERVLTTSQEYDRMKDYKIEDGRAEIPLNVTVQGDVLVVIYHARSTLGGRLQAKMASMKMFQIQFHTGFVPRNATTVKFAKYDLDACDIQEKYPDLFQVNLDIEVEPRDKPSTKTPPWEGFQTKGLNPKILFSSRDEQQEILSKFGKPELPRQPGSSAFYDSESPQPVQTPEGFNATDPETPGSTDTNANNFFQTLDWEDVSGPQDASDNQGGGSMNDNEYLSDQSEGDSYSYSAPIGEPLSRDPSEPLFDADFETSAPATEEAPVGDTADLLGLNSDPEPPPMSSTSSSAPSQAVQGGMKAASSNSDLLNDLFAPPAGQTGAVQEDLFFSGPTSGATPDSKPMDDLFDPFGMGSGSGVGSSVGSSRQASGPDLFGDLLGSDSSATSGFSSAHSNATPASNTSLFNLNKLVNDTPKITSSASQPDLLGGWDSWSAGTTTGVSTTTTKPSYTNTASGASSMSKAKSQTFDPFADLGNLGSTLPGSSTSNFSGPSFNAKTPSSSAKPQAQPWQSGRPASAQSKPWMSGSGSGSSPKAPPASQLAGTQPTRPNYNLNFSSVIGGREERGVRGPGFGPKPKVKEDDFEDLLSTQGFASKFDKKGPRTIAEMRRQEITKDMDPLKLQILDWIEGKERNIRALLSTLHTVLWEGETRWKHVGMADLVTPDQVKKYYRKAVLVVHPDKATGQPYEQYAKMIFMELNDAWSEFENQGSKALF is encoded by the exons ATGTCCCTGTTCCAGTCGGCACTGGATTTCCTAGCCGGGCCCGGCTCGTCCGGAGCTGCCAGCCGGGACCAGAATGACTTCGTCGGACAGGTCGTTGAGCTCGGTGACATGAAACTGAGGATCAAGAGGGTGATCGCGGAAG GTGGATTCGCCTTTGTGTATGAAGCCCAGGACATGAGCAGTAATAAAGACTACGCCCTCAAG AGGCTACTATCcaatgaggaggagaagaacaAGGAAATCATACAGGAAGTCTGCTTCATG AAAAAGCTGTCAGGTCATCCCAATATGGTTCAGTTCTGCTCCGCTGCATCCATCAGCAAGGAGGAGTCTGATACCGGACAGGCTGAGTTCCTGATCCTCACTGAGCTGTGTAAAG GTCAGCTGGTGGACTTTATAAAGCGGATAGAGCAGAGGGCTCCTCTGTCATGTGACACTGTACTGAAAATTTTTTACCAGACGTGCCGCGCTGTGCAGCACATGCATAAACAGAAACCTCcaatcacacacagagacctcAAG ATTGAGAACCTCTTGATTAGTAACCAGGGCACTATCAAGCTTTGTGACTTTGGCAGCGCCACCACAGTGTCACATTACCCTGACTACAGCTGGTCAGCACAGAAGAGGTCCATGGTGGAGGACGAG ATCACAAGAAACACAACTCCAGCATACCGAACGCCAGAGATGATTGATCTCTACTCCAATTTTCCCATCAATGAAAAGCAGGATATCTGG GCCCTTGGATGCATCCTCTACCTGTTGTGTTTCAAGCAGCACCCTTTTGAGGACGGGGCCAAGCTTCAAATTGTCAATGGGAAATACTCCATCCCACAGAATGACGTCAAGTACACTGTGTATCACGACCTCATAC GTTCCATGTTGAAGGTGAACCCAGAGGAGCGTCTGTCAATTACAGAGTTGGTCAACCAGCTCCAGGAGATAGCAGCAGCACGCAACGTCAACCCCAAGTCTCCCATTACGGAA ctgctggaacAGAATGGGGGTTTTGGCAACAACGGAGCCCAGCCGCCCATGCAGGTCCACAATGTCCACAGCAACGCAG GCATCTATGATCCTGATCAGTCGGGCAGTGGCCTCTTGGATATCTTAAGAGGAGGAACAGAGCGCTTTCTGACCAACATAAAGGACACATCATCTAAGGTCATCCAGTCAGTAGCCAG CTATGCCAAAGGGGACCTGGATATTTCATACATCACCTCTAGAATAGCAG TCATGTCCTTCCCAGCGGAGGGGGTCGAGTCAGCAATTAAGAACAACATTGAGGATGTTCGTCTGTTCCTGGATTCACGTCATGCTGGTCACTATGCTGTTTACAACCTATCCAAACGTTCATACAGGCCTTCTCGATTCCACAACAGG GTTTCAGAGTGCAACTGGCAGGTCCGTCGTGCCCCTAACCTCCGTAGTCTCTACAGTGTGtgtaaaaacatgcacatttggCTCAAACAGGACCAGAGGAACATCTGTATAGTGCACTGTTTG GATGGCCGGGCAGCATCAGCAGTAGCTGTTTGCtccttcctgtgtttttgtCGTCTTTTCACCACAGCTGAGGCTGCTGTCTATATGTTCTCAATGAAACGCTGCCCACCTGGCATATCAGCCTCACACAAGAG GTATATTGAGTATATGTGTGACATGATGGCAGAGGAGCCCATCATCCCACACAGCAAGCCCATAACAATTCGCTCCATCGTTATGACACCTGTACCACTGTTCAACAAGCAGCGTAATGGGTGCAGGCCGTTCTGCGAAGTTTATGTTGGAGATGAGAGGGTCCTCACCACTTCACAGGAGTACGACAGGATGAA ggaTTATAAGATAGAGGATGGGAGAGCAGAGATTCCCCTAAATGTGACTGTGCAAGGTGACGTATTGGTGGTGATCTACCATGCAAGATCTACACTGGGAGGACGTCTACAGGCAAAG ATGGCATCCATGAAGATGTTTCAGATCCAGTTCCACACAGGTTTTGTGCCCAGGAATGCAACCACTGTCAAGTTTGCCAA GTATGACTTGGATGCCTGTGACATTCAGGAAAAGTACCCAGACTTGTTCCAGGTCAATTTGGACATTGAAGTGGAACCCAGGGACAAACCCAGCACTAAGACTCCTCCATGGGAGGGCTTCCAAACGAAGGGCCTCAACCCCAAAATCCTTTTTTCCTCTCGGGATGAACAGCAGGAGATCCTCAGCAAATTTG GTAAGCCAGAGTTGCCTCGTCAGCCCGGCTCCTCAGCATTTTACGACTCAGAGTCCCCCCAGCCGGTTCAGACCCCTGAAGGCTTCAATGCAACAGACCCAGAAACTCCTGGCAGCACAGATACTAATGCCAACAACTTCTTCCAGACACTGGACTGGGAAG aCGTGAGTGGTCCTCAAGATGCCTCAGACAATCAAGGAGGCGGGTCTATGAATGACAATGAATACTTGAGTGACCAGTCAGAGGGAGATTCCTACTCTTATTCAGCCCCCATTGGGGAGCCACTGTCACGTGACCCCAGTGAACCACTGTTTGATGCAGACTTTGAG ACCTCTGCTCCTGCAACTGAAGAAGCTCCTGTTGGTGACACAGCTGATTTGTTGGGATTGAACTCTGACCCCGAACCTCCTCCTATGTCCTCAACCTCCTCCTCCGCTCCTAGCCAAGCGGTCCAGGGAGGAATGAAAGCAGCCTCCAGCAACAGTGACCTCCTCAACGACCTGTTTGCGCCCCCCGCTGGTCAGACAGGGGCAGTGCAGGAAGATTTGTTCTTCAGTGGGCCAACAAGTGGAGCTACACCAGACTCCAAAc CCATGGATGACCTGTTTGATCCATTTGGGATGGGGTCTGGCTCCGGTGTTGGCTCAAGCGTAGGCTCATCTCGACAGGCATCTGGACCAGATCTGTTTGGAGACTTGTTGGGCTCTGATAGTTCAGCCACCAGTGGGTTCAGTTCAGCTCACAGTAACGCCACTCCTGCTTCCAACACCAGCCTCTTCAACCTCA ATAAGCTAGTAAATGATACCCCTAAGATAACATCTTCAGCCAGCCAACCTGACCTGTTGGGTGGGTGGGACAGCTGGTCAGCTGGCACCACCACTGGCGTGAGCACTACCACCACCAAACCCAGCTATACCAACACAG CTTCTGGTGCATCATCGATGTCAAAGGCCAAATCTCAGACCTTTGATCCTTTTGCTGACCTTGGAAATCTGGGATCTACTTTACCAG GTTCCTCCACCAGCAACTTTTCTGGGCCTTCCTTTAACGCAAAGacaccttcctcctctgctAAGCCTCAAGCCCAGCCCTGGCAGTCAGGAAGACCTGCCTCAGCTCAGAGCAAACCTTGGAtgtcaggatcaggatctggatcatCACCCAAAGCACCCCCAGCATCTCAGCTTGCAGGCACGCAGCCCACCAGACCCAATTACAACCTCAACTTTTCCAGTGTCattggaggaagagaggagagaggcgTGCGTGGGCCTGGATTTG GGCCTAAACCGAAGGTGAAGGAGGATGATTTTGAGGACCTGCTGTCAACTCAGGGTTTTGCCTCCAAGTTTGATAAGAAGGGACCAAGGACCATCGCTGAAATGAGAAGGCAGGAGATCACCAAAGACATGGATCCACTGAAGTTGCAG ATCTTGGACTGGATTGAGGGGAAGGAGAGAAACATCAGAGCGCTGCTGTCAACCCTGCACACAGTCCTGTGGGAGGGTGAAACCCGCTGGAAGCATGTAGGCATGGCTGACCTGGTGACACCTGACCAGGTGAAGAAGTACTACAGAAAGGCTGTGCTGGTTGTCCATCCTGATAAG gcgACAGGCCAGCCTTATGAGCAGTACGCTAAAATGATCTTCATGGAATTGAACGACGCGTGGTCGGAGTTCGAGAACCAGGGATCAAAAGCACTCTTCTAA